A genome region from Sphaeramia orbicularis chromosome 19, fSphaOr1.1, whole genome shotgun sequence includes the following:
- the LOC115439632 gene encoding uncharacterized protein LOC115439632 codes for MYRSRTEMERNQVKTKDFSLTLKYPTDKDSYTYTCTIHSNDKKILLKKRVELKVKVCQVEVEEGKEFVVLPFITTPESLDGVEVRWFYYKDDGRKELLVYSRDSVEHHVDYRNRTEMNENPLGSGNLSLTLKDPKDTDSGKYRCYVTKNNDIITVKTVLLKVKVCQVEVEEGKASVHLPFITTLDLPDDIRVRWFYYKDDEPKKLLVFSKGSVEHHDDYRNRTEMNENPLGSGNLSLTLKDPKDTDSGKYRCYVKKNNDIITMKTVLLKVKVSSADRAQHKEERQRNQDLFTDLIPLMTTHEV; via the exons ATGTATAGAAGCAGAACAGAGATGGAAAGAAATCAGGTGAAAACCAAAGATTTCAGTCTGACCCTGAAATACCCCACAGATAAAGACAgctacacctacacctgcaccatCCACAGCAATGACAAGAAAATCCTGCTGAAGAAACGAGTGgagctgaaggtcaaag tttgtcaggtggaggtggaggaggggaagGAGTTTGTGGTGCTGCCCTTCATAACCACACCTGAATCGCTTGATGGCGTCGAAGTGAGATGGTTTTACTACAAAGATGACGGACGCAAGGAGCTCCTTGTTTATTCAAGGGATTCTGTTGAACACCATGTTgattacagaaacagaacagagatgaatgaaaacccactgggatctggaaacctcagtctgaccctgaaagACCCCAAAGACACTGACAGTGGAAAATACAGATGTTATGTTACGAAAAATAATGACATCATCACAGTGAAAACGGTGCTCCTAAAAGTCAAAG tttgtcaggtggaggtggaggaggggaagGCGTCTGTGCATCTGCCCTTCATAACCACACTTGACCTGCCTGATGACATCAGAGTGAGATGGTTTTACTACAAAGATGATGAACCCAAGAAGCTCCTTGTTTTTTCAAAGGGTTCTGTTGAACACCATGATgattacagaaacagaacagagatgaatgAAAACCCACTGGGATCTGGAAACCTTAGTCTGACCCTGAAAGACCCCAAAGACACTGACAGTGGAAAATACAGATGTTAtgttaagaaaaataatgacatcatCACAATGAAAACGGTGCTCCTAAAAGTCAAAG tctcctctgcagACAGAGCTCAGCATAAAGAAGAAAGACAAAGGAACCAAGACTTATTCACTGATCTGATTCCTCTGATGACCACTCATGAAGTCTGA
- the LOC115439634 gene encoding uncharacterized protein LOC115439634 isoform X3, whose product MKMTKLGRSIVVVPPLPTLHFYFVPGCSSRDGLPFSFALFSHVLLSQHALAVVVQAYEGEPSTLLPCQFYDHFAMMPEDPIVSWIRNDLNPKIIHQLNDDGDDLTEQNEHYKGRTSMKTNALDSGDFSLTLKKTQISDSSNYTCTVWTGYEELRLIEIQLQVKDDQVVVEARKGAESVSKTSPHLPEDTRVEWTLLDPSRG is encoded by the exons ATGAAAATGACGAAGCTGGGCAGGTCTATTGTGGTCGTTCCTCCACTCCCAACTCTTCACTTTTACTTTGTTCCAGGATGCAGCAGTAGGGATGGGCTGCCATTTTCTTTCGCcttgttttctcatgttttac tttcccagcatgcactggctGTTGTGGTGCAGGCGTATGAGGGGGAGCCGTCCACCCTGCTGCCCTGTCAGTTTTATGACCATTTTGCTATGATGCCTGAAGACCCCATAGTATCTTGGATTCGCAATGATCTCAATCCCAAAATCATCCATCAACTTAACGATGATGGTGATGATCTTACAGAGCAGAATGAACATTACAAAGGACGCACATCGATGAAAACTAATGCTCTTGACTCTGGGGACTTCAGCCTCACtctgaaaaaaacccaaatatcagACAGCAgcaactacacctgcaccgtcTGGACGGGATATGAAGAGCTGAGATTAATAGAAATACAGCTGCAGGTCAAAG ATGATCAGGTGGTGGTGGAGGCACGGAAGGGGGCAGAGTCGGTCAGTAAAACATCACCTCATCTGCCTGAAGACACCAGAGTGGAGTGGACTCTCCTTGACCCT AGTAGAGGTTGA
- the LOC115439634 gene encoding uncharacterized protein LOC115439634 isoform X2, translated as MKAFVVFLLLLHVSQHALAVVVQAYEGEPSTLLPCQFYDHFAMMPEDPIVSWIRNDLNPKIIHQLNDDGDDLTEQNEHYKGRTSMKTNALDSGDFSLTLKKTQISDSSNYTCTVWTGYEELRLIEIQLQVKDDQVVVEARKGAESVSKTSPHLPEDTRVEWTLLDPVRMLVQVVRVYQNKRDDLRTHTSWAHTEMDKDLLKTGDLSLTIKYPTNRDRGTYICTFYVKGDTMKQRVALHPGPFCRHSLKSKFEERKL; from the exons tttcccagcatgcactggctGTTGTGGTGCAGGCGTATGAGGGGGAGCCGTCCACCCTGCTGCCCTGTCAGTTTTATGACCATTTTGCTATGATGCCTGAAGACCCCATAGTATCTTGGATTCGCAATGATCTCAATCCCAAAATCATCCATCAACTTAACGATGATGGTGATGATCTTACAGAGCAGAATGAACATTACAAAGGACGCACATCGATGAAAACTAATGCTCTTGACTCTGGGGACTTCAGCCTCACtctgaaaaaaacccaaatatcagACAGCAgcaactacacctgcaccgtcTGGACGGGATATGAAGAGCTGAGATTAATAGAAATACAGCTGCAGGTCAAAG ATGATCAGGTGGTGGTGGAGGCACGGAAGGGGGCAGAGTCGGTCAGTAAAACATCACCTCATCTGCCTGAAGACACCAGAGTGGAGTGGACTCTCCTTGACCCTGTAAGGATGTTGGTCCAAGTGGTCCGTGTGTATCAGAATAAGAGAGATGACCTTAGAACACACACCTCATGGGCTCACACAGAGATGGATAAAGACCTGCTGAAaactggagacctcagtctgaccATTAAATATCCCACAAACAGAGACAGAGGAACATACATCTGCACCTTCTATGTGAAAGGAGACACCATGAAACAGAGAGTAGCGCTACATCCTGGTCCGTTCTGTAGACACAGTTTAAAGTCAAAGTTTGAAGAAAGGAAGCTCTAA
- the LOC115439634 gene encoding uncharacterized protein LOC115439634 isoform X1, which yields MKMTKLGRSIVVVPPLPTLHFYFVPGCSSRDGLPFSFALFSHVLLSQHALAVVVQAYEGEPSTLLPCQFYDHFAMMPEDPIVSWIRNDLNPKIIHQLNDDGDDLTEQNEHYKGRTSMKTNALDSGDFSLTLKKTQISDSSNYTCTVWTGYEELRLIEIQLQVKDDQVVVEARKGAESVSKTSPHLPEDTRVEWTLLDPVRMLVQVVRVYQNKRDDLRTHTSWAHTEMDKDLLKTGDLSLTIKYPTNRDRGTYICTFYVKGDTMKQRVALHPGPFCRHSLKSKFEERKL from the exons ATGAAAATGACGAAGCTGGGCAGGTCTATTGTGGTCGTTCCTCCACTCCCAACTCTTCACTTTTACTTTGTTCCAGGATGCAGCAGTAGGGATGGGCTGCCATTTTCTTTCGCcttgttttctcatgttttac tttcccagcatgcactggctGTTGTGGTGCAGGCGTATGAGGGGGAGCCGTCCACCCTGCTGCCCTGTCAGTTTTATGACCATTTTGCTATGATGCCTGAAGACCCCATAGTATCTTGGATTCGCAATGATCTCAATCCCAAAATCATCCATCAACTTAACGATGATGGTGATGATCTTACAGAGCAGAATGAACATTACAAAGGACGCACATCGATGAAAACTAATGCTCTTGACTCTGGGGACTTCAGCCTCACtctgaaaaaaacccaaatatcagACAGCAgcaactacacctgcaccgtcTGGACGGGATATGAAGAGCTGAGATTAATAGAAATACAGCTGCAGGTCAAAG ATGATCAGGTGGTGGTGGAGGCACGGAAGGGGGCAGAGTCGGTCAGTAAAACATCACCTCATCTGCCTGAAGACACCAGAGTGGAGTGGACTCTCCTTGACCCTGTAAGGATGTTGGTCCAAGTGGTCCGTGTGTATCAGAATAAGAGAGATGACCTTAGAACACACACCTCATGGGCTCACACAGAGATGGATAAAGACCTGCTGAAaactggagacctcagtctgaccATTAAATATCCCACAAACAGAGACAGAGGAACATACATCTGCACCTTCTATGTGAAAGGAGACACCATGAAACAGAGAGTAGCGCTACATCCTGGTCCGTTCTGTAGACACAGTTTAAAGTCAAAGTTTGAAGAAAGGAAGCTCTAA